The Caldanaerovirga acetigignens genome contains the following window.
TTAAGCCCGTCCTCCAAAAGCGTCCTGTAGCAGAGTTCCGCAAGAGCCATGGCAGCCTTCGTGCTCTGCCCGCCCGACAATGCTTTGGCATTCGAGCGCATACAAGCCCGGGCTTCAAAATAAGTGGCTAAGGCATCGCCCATGCCAGCTACTAAGAGTCTTGCCGGAGCTTTTGCTATCATCCCGGTATCTACCAGGACCACATCGGGATTTTGGGGAAGGAATAAGTACTTGCTGAAAACTCCTTCGTCGGTATATATGACGGAAAGCGCGCTGCACGGCGCATCGGTAGATGCAACGGTGGGCACAATCACAACAGGCCTTGACAAGAAATAGGCCACCGCTTTCGCTGTATCGAGGACCTTTCCGCCGCCTATTCCCACAATCACTTCCGAACCTTGCTGTTCGGCTAAAGCTTTTAGCCTGTTTATCTCATTTTCCGAACATTCCCC
Protein-coding sequences here:
- a CDS encoding iron-containing alcohol dehydrogenase — protein: MIRAIIGPGKYVQGNGVLKHIKEHTMKLGSSFFIIASENGIKRTRPTIEESFAGEKVKLTFEPFNGECSENEINRLKALAEQQGSEVIVGIGGGKVLDTAKAVAYFLSRPVVIVPTVASTDAPCSALSVIYTDEGVFSKYLFLPQNPDVVLVDTGMIAKAPARLLVAGMGDALATYFEARACMRSNAKALSGGQSTKAAMALAELCYRTLLEDGL